One genomic window of Cydia splendana chromosome 16, ilCydSple1.2, whole genome shotgun sequence includes the following:
- the LOC134798109 gene encoding WD repeat-containing protein 91 — translation MAHIQFVDELVREYLLYRGFTSTVKAFDSDLKTDKDKGFRVDKIVDQILHFINVSDLNGLKEYWSHLDSLVFSKLEIHVQPAVRKLEYSLYKLYLVTAAQGTGGVKNERVTEFFAKMLPELQGQNEWRDWFMLPYIQKPEENPTFSLFFTRAWQDSVLVSLHNLLATVFQCMPQPTLTSYESDVAMVKRLQDELAALKGKTHQPLDKISPSGHQSRLAQYSRLSGPLPLVDDFCAVPSEQLDSGAREAKGLRGLIRQMGGSPGAPRSAARSQSQN, via the exons ATGGCTCACATACAATTCGTTGACGAACTCGTAAGAGAATATTTACTATACAGGGGATTTACATCCACTGTAAAAGCTTTCGACAGTGACTTGAAAACTGATAAAGACAAAGGTTTTAGGGTGGACAAGATTGTGGATCAAATATTGCATTTTATAAACGTTTCTGATCTCAACGGCTTGAAGGAGTACTGGTCTCATCTCGACAGTTTGGTTTTCTCTAAATTAGAGATACATGTTCAACCAG CTGTGAGGAAATTAGAATACAGTCTCTACAAGCTGTATTTAGTGACAGCCGCACAAGGTACCGGTGGTGTGAAGAATGAACGAGTCACAGAATTTTTTGCTAAGATGCTGCCAGAGTTGCAGGGCCAGAATGAATGGAGGGATTGGTTCA TGCTCCCGTACATTCAAAAACCAGAAGAGAACCCAACATTCAGCCTCTTCTTCACCCGAGCATGGCAAGACAGTGTGCTAGTGTCACTGCACAATCTGCTAGCCACCGTGTTTCAGTGCATGCCGCAGCCTACGCTCACGAGTTATGAGAGTGATGTTGCTATGGTGAAGAGACTGCAGGATGAGTTGGCTGCACTTAAAGGAAAG ACTCATCAGCCATTAGACAAGATCTCTCCAAGCGGACACCAATCGCGACTAGCGCAATACTCGCGTCTCAGCGGCCCCCTGCCATTGGTGGACGACTTCTGCGCAGTCCCGTCAGAGCAGCTGGACAGCGGAGCCCGAGAGGCTAAGGGGCTGCGGGGGCTGATCCGGCAGATGGGCGGCAGCCCCGGCGCGCCCAGGAGCGCGGCCCGAAGTCAGAGCCAGAACTAA